From Halostella salina, one genomic window encodes:
- a CDS encoding CoxG family protein: MEFDGEFELADVPPDKAWVVLSDPIAVRDALKGCKYITPMDDDFEWDSYEPEEDVETLPEADADAVAARAFKEGQQYAALMQVGVGSVKPKFETTVTIDERDEENFEMTATGSGSASSSGFSMESGMRIHELEDGDGSRIEWWTEADISGRIAQLGGRVINPVANKIVNNFFSNIESEMTEVEETDSGVTDKIRGMF, encoded by the coding sequence ATGGAGTTCGACGGCGAGTTCGAACTGGCGGACGTACCGCCCGACAAGGCCTGGGTCGTGCTCTCGGACCCCATCGCGGTCCGGGACGCGCTGAAGGGCTGCAAGTACATCACGCCGATGGACGACGACTTCGAGTGGGACAGCTACGAGCCCGAGGAGGACGTCGAGACGCTCCCGGAGGCAGACGCCGACGCGGTCGCCGCACGAGCGTTCAAGGAGGGCCAGCAGTACGCGGCGCTGATGCAGGTCGGCGTCGGTAGCGTGAAGCCGAAGTTCGAGACGACGGTCACCATCGACGAGCGCGACGAGGAGAACTTCGAGATGACGGCGACCGGCTCCGGCTCCGCCAGCAGCAGCGGCTTCAGCATGGAGTCGGGGATGCGGATCCACGAGCTGGAGGACGGCGACGGCTCCCGCATCGAGTGGTGGACCGAGGCGGACATCTCCGGGCGGATCGCACAGCTCGGCGGCCGCGTCATCAACCCGGTCGCCAACAAGATCGTGAACAACTTCTTCAGCAACATCGAGTCCGAGATGACCGAGGTCGAGGAGACTGACTCGGGCGTCACGGACAAGATCCGGGGGATGTTCTGA
- a CDS encoding aerobic carbon-monoxide dehydrogenase large subunit has translation MSSDRENAPDADTEYQHPDDDGPEPEKHCGHGRGGMGEEVSRKEDKRFITGRGNYVDDIKKPGMLHCEIVRSPHAHARIEEIDGSRAEAMDEVVAVLTAEDLLAHDLATMPTLMDDTQDVLVRDKVKFQSQEVAAVIAEDRYAAKDGAQKVEVEYDVLDPVVDAEEALEDDAPLVRDELEDQEDNHIFDWETGEKEQTEQVFDEADVTVEEDMLYQRLHPAPIETCGAVADWDPGKDKMTVHMTSQAPHAHRTLFSQVSGIPEHKVRIVSPDVGGGFGNKVPIYPGYVVAAAASYVLEEPVKWIEERSENIQTTGFARDYDMTGELAATEDGVIEGVKVDVLANHGAYNAAAQPSKFPAGFFNIFTGSYDIEAAYGSLTGVYTNTAPGGVAYRCSFRVTEAVYLIERMVKVLADELDMDPAEIRRKNFIPSDAFPYESATGWNYDSGDYEKALDKALEMADYEHYREEQQRRLEEDADKLLGIGISSFTEVVGAGPGKQCDIAGIEMFDSADLRVNPTGNAVLRIGVQTQGQGHETTFAQIVAEELGMDVDDIVVEHGDTDTEPYGLGTYGSRSTPVAGAAAAVAARKVRDKAKSIAANELEAAEEDIEWDRESGEFHVAGAPDRSITITEIAAGAYMNHPGGEEPGLEAVNYYDPPEMTYPFGSYIVIVEIDRETGEIEFEKFVAVDDCGNRINPMIIEGQIHGGLAQGIGTALMEHVTYDDNGNVTGGDFMNYLLPTANEIPNFETGHTVTPSPHHPIGAKGVGESPTVGSPPAIVNAVVDAMSHEGVSHVEMPMTPDVVWEKLDEVGLSHQPVRNVEFSVEDDGEPADD, from the coding sequence GTGAGTTCCGACCGCGAAAACGCACCCGACGCCGACACGGAGTACCAGCACCCGGACGACGACGGCCCCGAACCGGAGAAACACTGCGGCCACGGCCGCGGCGGCATGGGCGAGGAGGTGAGCCGCAAGGAGGACAAGCGCTTCATCACCGGCCGGGGCAACTACGTCGACGACATCAAGAAACCGGGGATGCTCCACTGCGAGATCGTCCGGAGTCCGCACGCTCACGCCCGGATCGAGGAGATAGACGGCTCCCGGGCCGAGGCGATGGACGAGGTCGTCGCCGTGCTCACGGCGGAGGACCTGCTGGCTCACGACCTGGCGACGATGCCGACGCTGATGGACGACACGCAGGACGTGCTCGTCCGGGACAAGGTGAAGTTCCAGTCACAGGAGGTCGCGGCCGTCATCGCCGAGGACCGCTACGCCGCGAAGGACGGCGCGCAGAAGGTCGAGGTCGAGTACGACGTGCTCGACCCGGTCGTCGACGCCGAGGAGGCGCTCGAAGACGACGCGCCGCTGGTCCGCGACGAACTGGAAGACCAGGAGGACAACCACATCTTCGACTGGGAAACCGGCGAGAAGGAGCAGACCGAGCAGGTGTTCGACGAGGCCGACGTGACCGTCGAGGAGGACATGCTGTACCAGCGGCTCCACCCCGCGCCGATCGAGACCTGCGGCGCGGTCGCCGACTGGGACCCCGGCAAGGACAAGATGACGGTCCACATGACCTCGCAGGCACCCCACGCCCACCGCACCCTGTTCTCGCAGGTGTCGGGCATCCCCGAGCACAAGGTCCGGATCGTCAGCCCGGACGTGGGGGGCGGCTTCGGCAACAAGGTGCCGATCTACCCCGGCTACGTCGTCGCCGCGGCGGCGTCGTACGTGCTGGAGGAGCCGGTCAAGTGGATCGAGGAGCGCTCGGAGAACATCCAGACGACCGGGTTCGCCCGCGACTACGACATGACGGGCGAACTCGCCGCCACCGAGGACGGCGTGATCGAGGGCGTCAAAGTCGACGTGCTCGCCAACCACGGCGCGTACAACGCGGCGGCCCAGCCCTCGAAGTTCCCGGCGGGCTTCTTCAACATCTTCACCGGGTCGTACGACATCGAGGCGGCGTACGGCTCGCTGACGGGGGTGTACACCAACACCGCCCCCGGCGGCGTCGCGTATCGGTGTTCGTTCCGCGTGACGGAGGCGGTGTACCTCATCGAGCGCATGGTGAAGGTGCTCGCCGACGAACTCGACATGGACCCGGCGGAGATCCGGCGGAAGAACTTCATCCCGTCGGACGCGTTCCCCTACGAGTCCGCGACGGGGTGGAACTACGACTCCGGGGACTACGAGAAGGCGCTCGACAAGGCCCTGGAGATGGCCGACTACGAGCACTACCGCGAGGAGCAACAGCGCCGGCTGGAGGAGGACGCCGACAAGCTGCTGGGCATCGGCATCTCCTCCTTCACCGAGGTCGTCGGGGCCGGCCCCGGCAAGCAGTGCGACATCGCCGGCATCGAGATGTTCGACTCCGCGGACCTGCGCGTGAACCCGACCGGCAACGCAGTCCTGCGCATCGGCGTCCAGACGCAGGGGCAGGGTCACGAGACGACGTTCGCCCAGATCGTCGCCGAGGAGCTCGGCATGGACGTCGACGACATCGTCGTCGAGCACGGCGACACCGACACGGAGCCATACGGACTGGGCACCTACGGCTCCCGGTCGACGCCGGTCGCCGGCGCGGCCGCCGCCGTCGCGGCGCGGAAGGTCCGCGACAAGGCCAAGTCCATCGCGGCCAACGAGCTGGAGGCCGCCGAGGAGGACATCGAGTGGGACCGCGAGTCCGGCGAGTTCCACGTCGCCGGCGCGCCCGACCGCTCGATCACCATCACCGAGATCGCGGCCGGCGCGTACATGAACCACCCCGGCGGCGAGGAGCCGGGGCTCGAGGCGGTGAACTACTACGACCCGCCGGAGATGACGTACCCGTTCGGGTCGTACATCGTGATCGTCGAGATCGACCGCGAGACCGGCGAGATCGAGTTCGAGAAGTTCGTCGCCGTCGACGACTGCGGCAACCGGATCAACCCCATGATCATCGAGGGGCAGATCCACGGCGGCCTCGCACAGGGGATCGGGACGGCGCTCATGGAGCACGTCACCTACGACGACAACGGCAACGTCACGGGCGGCGACTTCATGAACTACCTGCTGCCGACCGCAAACGAGATCCCCAACTTCGAGACGGGCCACACCGTCACGCCGTCGCCCCACCATCCGATCGGGGCGAAGGGCGTCGGCGAGTCGCCGACCGTCGGCTCGCCGCCGGCGATCGTCAACGCCGTCGTCGACGCGATGTCCCACGAGGGCGTCAGCCACGTCGAGATGCCGATGACGCCCGACGTGGTCTGGGAGAAACTGGACGAGGTCGGGCTGAGCCACCAGCCCGTCCGGAACGTCGAGTTCAGCGTCGAGGACGACGGGGAACCGGCCGACGACTGA
- a CDS encoding GAF domain-containing protein, translating to MILCVDPDDRERERTAEALAAAGFDTRTAGSVADARDVLDGDLTVECLVTEQVLPDGSGLELVQATRETAPDTACVLYTDRPIEQIDTAAFGELVAEYLPKAGPETLDELVSLVEHSVAFHNQTAYPLPENEDARVAALGRYAIDPEALGDSVDRLTEVATELFDIDAAAVGLIDAHEERFFACHGVSFGQIPREETVCTYAILDEDVTVLEDVRDDPRFAENDHLAAADIRFYASAPLVTPDGEAIGAFCVFDDAPRAFSDRDRELLSMLADEAMEQLDLRRRLRDGDGGDTDG from the coding sequence GTGATCCTCTGTGTGGACCCGGACGACCGGGAGCGGGAACGGACCGCCGAGGCGCTCGCGGCGGCGGGGTTCGACACCCGGACTGCAGGGTCGGTCGCGGACGCCCGCGATGTGCTCGACGGCGACCTGACAGTCGAGTGTCTCGTCACCGAGCAGGTGCTCCCCGACGGGTCCGGCCTCGAACTCGTGCAGGCAACCCGGGAGACGGCCCCCGACACCGCCTGTGTTCTCTACACCGACCGTCCGATCGAGCAGATCGACACGGCCGCCTTCGGCGAACTCGTGGCCGAGTACCTCCCGAAGGCCGGCCCGGAGACGCTGGACGAACTCGTGTCGCTCGTCGAACACAGCGTCGCCTTCCACAACCAGACCGCCTACCCCCTCCCCGAGAACGAGGACGCCCGCGTGGCCGCCCTCGGGCGATACGCGATCGACCCGGAGGCGCTCGGGGACTCCGTCGACCGGTTGACCGAGGTCGCGACCGAACTGTTCGACATCGACGCCGCCGCGGTCGGGCTTATCGACGCGCACGAGGAGCGGTTTTTCGCCTGCCACGGCGTCTCGTTCGGTCAGATCCCGCGCGAGGAGACGGTCTGTACGTACGCCATCCTCGACGAGGACGTGACGGTCCTCGAGGACGTTCGCGACGACCCCCGGTTCGCGGAGAACGACCATCTCGCGGCCGCGGACATCCGGTTCTACGCGAGCGCGCCGCTCGTGACGCCGGACGGTGAGGCGATCGGTGCCTTCTGTGTGTTCGACGACGCTCCGCGGGCGTTCTCCGACCGCGACCGGGAGCTTCTGTCCATGCTCGCCGACGAGGCGATGGAGCAACTCGACCTGCGCCGCCGCCTGCGCGACGGTGATGGGGGGGATACCGATGGGTGA
- a CDS encoding CopG family ribbon-helix-helix protein codes for MTVASVSMPEELLNRIDEFAEDHGYTGRSEVVREAARNLLGEFEDKRLEGRELMGIITVMFDYETTSVEEKMMHLRHEHENLVASNFHSHVGEHHCMELFILEGSLEEISTFVGKIRATQDTLNVDYSVMPVDDFNPLTAE; via the coding sequence ATGACGGTCGCAAGCGTCTCGATGCCCGAGGAACTCCTGAACCGGATCGACGAGTTCGCCGAGGACCACGGCTACACCGGCCGGAGCGAGGTCGTCCGGGAGGCCGCCCGCAACCTGCTCGGGGAGTTCGAGGACAAGCGCCTGGAGGGCCGCGAGCTGATGGGCATCATCACCGTGATGTTCGACTACGAGACGACCAGCGTCGAGGAGAAGATGATGCATCTCCGCCACGAGCACGAGAACCTGGTCGCGTCGAACTTCCACAGCCACGTCGGCGAGCACCACTGCATGGAGCTGTTCATCCTCGAGGGGTCGCTGGAGGAGATCTCGACGTTCGTCGGGAAGATCCGCGCGACCCAGGACACGCTGAACGTCGACTACTCGGTGATGCCGGTCGACGACTTCAACCCCCTGACGGCGGAGTAG
- a CDS encoding AbrB/MazE/SpoVT family DNA-binding domain-containing protein: MGNLTDTKVSEKNLTTVPKPVRNFLDVGAGDRVEWHVENGDIVVRKAADDE; the protein is encoded by the coding sequence ATGGGTAACCTCACCGACACCAAGGTCTCGGAGAAGAACCTGACGACGGTCCCGAAGCCGGTTCGGAACTTCCTCGACGTGGGGGCCGGCGACCGCGTCGAGTGGCACGTCGAGAACGGCGATATCGTCGTCCGGAAGGCGGCCGACGACGAGTAG
- a CDS encoding FAD binding domain-containing protein: MKSAPFEHYEPSTVGEATSLLESLDDPTILAGGQSLVPMLRFRLANPDVVVDINGIDSLDYLHEDDGYLKLGALARHADVEESDLIAERYGSFADTAPLVADPQIRNRGTVVGSVAQADPKGDWGSVLLAHEGEVVAHGPDGDRTIPADEFFLLPYDTTLSEDELITEVRVPTPEPNEGSAYHKLKRKTGDYAMAGVGARLVMDDDGVIETAGIGMTAVDITNARATDAEDLLEGERPSADLFEEAGELASEQSNPESDEHGGAAYKERMVNVLTQRALGDAAERAGTVKRRVTQ; this comes from the coding sequence ATGAAATCCGCACCGTTCGAACATTACGAACCGTCGACGGTCGGGGAGGCGACGAGCCTGCTGGAGAGCCTGGACGACCCGACGATCCTCGCCGGCGGCCAGAGCCTCGTGCCGATGCTCCGGTTCCGGCTGGCGAACCCCGACGTCGTCGTCGACATCAACGGCATCGACTCGCTCGACTACCTCCACGAGGACGACGGCTACCTCAAGCTCGGGGCGCTCGCGCGCCACGCCGACGTGGAGGAGTCCGACCTGATAGCCGAGCGCTACGGCAGCTTCGCCGACACCGCGCCGCTCGTCGCGGACCCGCAGATCCGCAACCGCGGGACGGTCGTCGGCTCCGTCGCGCAGGCCGACCCGAAGGGCGACTGGGGGAGCGTCCTGCTGGCCCACGAGGGCGAGGTCGTCGCCCACGGGCCGGACGGCGACCGGACGATCCCGGCCGACGAGTTCTTCCTCCTGCCGTACGACACGACGCTGTCGGAGGACGAACTGATCACGGAGGTGCGCGTCCCGACGCCGGAGCCGAACGAGGGCAGCGCGTACCACAAGCTGAAGCGCAAGACCGGCGACTACGCGATGGCCGGCGTCGGCGCACGGCTCGTCATGGACGACGACGGCGTCATCGAGACGGCCGGGATCGGGATGACGGCGGTCGACATCACGAACGCCCGCGCGACCGACGCCGAGGACCTGCTCGAAGGCGAGCGCCCCAGCGCCGACCTGTTCGAGGAGGCCGGGGAGCTGGCGAGCGAGCAGTCCAACCCCGAGTCCGACGAGCACGGCGGCGCGGCGTACAAGGAACGGATGGTGAACGTCCTCACACAGCGCGCGCTGGGCGACGCCGCCGAGCGCGCCGGGACGGTCAAACGGAGGGTTACACAGTGA
- a CDS encoding nucleotidyltransferase family protein, producing the protein MTADDAEDAAGDADSTDGRPSGGDLPLVEPPFGGDEPDDGTDPDDGESPRVGGVLLAGGTSSRYGDRNKLLEPVDGEPIVARAARTLVDAGLDPVVAVTGHEAGRVRAALSDSPVTTVHNPDYRDGQASSVRTGVAALRERAAVDAAVVALGDMPFVDPGTVRTLVAAYAAGVGDALAAAHDGERGNPVLFDRRFFDDLTDVAGDTGGRAILLGSDAGALVAVADPGVRRDVDEPDDLDDGR; encoded by the coding sequence ATGACGGCCGACGACGCGGAGGATGCCGCCGGGGACGCCGACTCCACCGACGGTCGGCCGTCCGGGGGCGACCTCCCACTCGTCGAACCGCCGTTCGGCGGGGACGAACCGGACGACGGGACCGACCCGGACGACGGCGAGTCGCCCCGCGTCGGCGGCGTCCTCCTCGCGGGCGGGACCAGCAGCCGCTACGGCGACCGGAACAAGCTGCTGGAACCGGTCGACGGCGAGCCGATCGTCGCTCGCGCGGCGCGGACGCTCGTCGACGCGGGACTGGACCCGGTTGTGGCGGTCACCGGCCACGAGGCCGGACGCGTGCGGGCGGCGCTGTCGGACTCCCCAGTCACGACGGTCCACAACCCGGACTACCGGGACGGTCAGGCGTCCTCGGTCCGAACCGGGGTCGCGGCGCTCCGCGAGCGGGCGGCGGTCGACGCCGCCGTCGTCGCGCTCGGCGACATGCCCTTCGTCGATCCGGGGACGGTGCGGACGCTCGTGGCCGCGTACGCCGCGGGCGTCGGGGACGCGCTCGCCGCCGCCCACGACGGCGAGCGCGGGAATCCGGTGCTGTTCGACCGTCGTTTCTTCGACGACCTGACCGACGTGGCGGGCGACACGGGCGGCCGGGCGATACTGCTCGGCAGCGATGCGGGCGCGCTCGTCGCGGTCGCGGACCCGGGCGTGCGCCGGGACGTGGACGAACCGGATGACCTCGACGACGGCCGCTAA
- a CDS encoding XdhC family protein, giving the protein MPHDETAHDAPRGSGLDDGDVSALEDELQTRGEPYARATVVRREPPVSANVGDRAVVTQDGELHGWVGGVSCAQSVVAEEAREAIAAGEPRLIGIAPDPATVDRPGLDAFPMRCHSDGVLEIFLEPVARTELVVVGDSPVARSLARMADELAVDVTLVVADGDAEPDVPAGTNVLATVEPSEIADAVGRSPVVVVASMGGYDARGVAAGVLADAPYVGLVASDERATEEVERAAGLLDRDPEGIRSAVTNPAGVDIDAHTPAELAASLLAEVVDVRSRGSVDDDAAASEDADAAADHGGHDHDDHSGHDHSDGGGHDHGDDGHEGDETDADGSDAAVDPVCGMTVDPDDAAASVEYGGETYHFCCHGCADSFESEPAEYVAEVEP; this is encoded by the coding sequence ATGCCACACGACGAGACAGCACACGACGCGCCCCGCGGGAGCGGGCTGGACGACGGGGACGTATCGGCACTGGAGGACGAACTGCAGACACGCGGGGAGCCGTACGCCCGCGCGACCGTCGTCCGGCGCGAGCCGCCGGTGTCGGCCAACGTCGGCGACCGAGCGGTCGTGACGCAGGACGGCGAACTGCACGGCTGGGTCGGCGGGGTGTCCTGCGCCCAGTCGGTCGTGGCCGAGGAGGCCCGCGAGGCGATCGCGGCGGGCGAGCCGCGCCTGATCGGGATCGCGCCGGACCCGGCGACCGTCGACCGGCCGGGCCTCGACGCGTTCCCCATGCGGTGTCACAGCGACGGCGTGCTGGAGATATTCCTCGAACCGGTCGCCCGGACCGAACTGGTCGTCGTCGGCGACTCGCCGGTCGCGCGGTCGCTCGCCCGCATGGCCGACGAACTGGCGGTCGACGTGACGCTCGTGGTTGCGGACGGGGACGCCGAGCCGGACGTACCCGCGGGCACGAACGTCCTCGCCACGGTCGAGCCGTCCGAGATCGCCGATGCAGTCGGCCGGTCGCCGGTCGTCGTCGTCGCCTCGATGGGCGGGTACGACGCCCGGGGGGTCGCCGCCGGAGTCCTCGCGGACGCGCCGTACGTCGGGCTGGTCGCCAGCGACGAACGGGCCACCGAGGAGGTCGAGCGCGCCGCCGGGCTGCTCGACCGCGACCCCGAGGGGATTCGATCGGCCGTCACGAACCCGGCCGGCGTCGACATCGACGCGCACACGCCGGCCGAACTCGCCGCCAGCCTGCTCGCGGAGGTCGTCGACGTGCGCTCGCGTGGGAGCGTGGACGACGACGCCGCGGCGAGCGAGGACGCGGACGCCGCCGCCGACCACGGCGGCCATGATCACGACGACCACAGTGGCCACGACCACAGCGACGGCGGCGGCCACGACCACGGCGACGACGGCCACGAGGGCGACGAGACCGACGCGGACGGCTCCGACGCGGCCGTCGATCCCGTCTGCGGGATGACGGTCGACCCCGACGACGCCGCGGCGAGCGTCGAGTACGGGGGGGAGACGTACCACTTCTGCTGTCACGGCTGTGCCGACTCGTTCGAGTCCGAGCCGGCGGAGTACGTCGCGGAGGTGGAGCCGTGA
- a CDS encoding (2Fe-2S)-binding protein, protein MTDETEITLTVNGTEHTVAVEPRRLLVHAIREDLDLTGTHIGCDTGNCGACTVLKDGEPIKSCLMFATQADGAEILTVEGMEDLPASDGLHPLQEGFREEHGLQCGYCTPGMLMAGKALLDENPDPVEDEIREAISGNLCRCTGYQNIVRSIEYAADELDARAATDGGTAAADGGATAGDDTDAEFATAGDADTFCGLEDCCGGPDGDRESFDDQFDRDHLGGDDQ, encoded by the coding sequence GTGACCGACGAAACGGAGATCACGCTGACGGTAAACGGCACCGAGCACACGGTGGCAGTGGAGCCGCGGCGGCTCCTCGTCCACGCGATCCGCGAGGACCTGGACCTGACGGGCACGCACATCGGCTGTGACACCGGCAACTGCGGGGCCTGCACCGTGCTGAAGGACGGCGAACCGATCAAGTCCTGCCTGATGTTCGCGACGCAGGCCGACGGCGCGGAGATCCTCACCGTCGAGGGGATGGAGGACCTGCCCGCGTCCGACGGCCTCCACCCGCTACAGGAGGGGTTCCGCGAGGAGCACGGCCTGCAGTGTGGCTACTGCACCCCGGGGATGCTCATGGCCGGCAAGGCGCTGCTGGACGAGAACCCCGACCCCGTCGAGGACGAGATCCGCGAGGCGATAAGCGGCAACCTCTGTCGGTGTACGGGCTACCAGAACATCGTCCGATCGATCGAGTACGCGGCCGACGAGCTCGACGCCCGTGCCGCGACGGACGGCGGGACGGCGGCCGCCGACGGCGGTGCGACGGCTGGCGACGACACGGACGCCGAGTTCGCCACGGCAGGCGACGCCGACACGTTCTGCGGGCTGGAGGACTGCTGTGGCGGTCCCGACGGCGACCGGGAGTCGTTCGACGACCAGTTCGACCGCGACCACCTCGGAGGTGACGACCAGTGA
- a CDS encoding molybdopterin molybdotransferase MoeA codes for MRSWRDGAETVRDLRARRLERRNVETVPLDRIAGRELAEPVDAPTAVPARSHATMDGYAFDAAGEYPYDLVDAEVYPDDEPPSLAAGEAVRIFTGAPVPPDANAVLKQEEATVEDGRLTGTPTDPGTYVYERGSNVAEGERLFDAGERLGPKDALLLGDLGIDEVAVRERLSAGLLATGTEIHEGKHRDLDSPMLAGLVRSWGHEATYEGTVPDDYERVRDRIAALAADHDVVLTTGGTSVGKADYVVRALRELGDVLFHRVRLRPGKPIAVAELPDAVVFAIPGKPVGAHAVTSLVARPYFTGRVDLPTVDATMACDVGISVPGFAYAVPVTLADGTATPLGHAESPLAVYDDEFDPSVLSSSTRASRADGFVLTEDALAADEPVDVVPYPVVER; via the coding sequence ATGCGCTCCTGGCGGGATGGGGCCGAGACGGTCCGCGATCTGCGCGCTCGCCGGCTCGAACGCCGCAACGTCGAGACGGTTCCGCTGGACCGGATCGCCGGGCGCGAACTCGCCGAGCCGGTCGACGCGCCGACGGCCGTGCCCGCCCGGAGCCACGCGACGATGGACGGGTACGCGTTCGACGCCGCCGGCGAGTACCCCTACGACCTCGTCGACGCCGAGGTGTACCCGGACGACGAGCCGCCGTCGCTCGCGGCCGGCGAGGCCGTCAGGATCTTCACCGGCGCGCCAGTCCCGCCCGACGCCAACGCCGTGCTGAAACAGGAGGAGGCGACCGTCGAAGACGGGCGGCTGACGGGGACGCCCACCGATCCCGGGACGTACGTGTACGAGCGCGGGAGCAACGTCGCCGAGGGCGAGCGCCTGTTCGACGCGGGGGAGCGCCTCGGGCCGAAGGACGCCCTGTTGCTCGGGGACCTCGGAATCGACGAGGTGGCCGTCCGCGAGCGCCTCTCGGCCGGCCTGCTGGCGACCGGCACGGAGATCCACGAGGGGAAACACCGCGACCTGGACTCGCCGATGCTCGCCGGCCTCGTCCGGTCGTGGGGCCACGAGGCGACGTACGAGGGGACCGTCCCCGACGACTACGAGCGCGTCCGGGACCGGATCGCCGCCCTCGCGGCCGACCACGACGTGGTGCTGACGACCGGCGGGACGAGCGTGGGGAAAGCCGACTACGTCGTCCGGGCGCTGCGCGAACTGGGCGACGTGCTGTTCCACCGCGTCCGCCTCCGTCCCGGCAAACCGATCGCCGTCGCCGAACTCCCCGATGCGGTCGTCTTCGCCATCCCCGGCAAGCCGGTCGGCGCGCACGCGGTCACGTCGCTGGTCGCCCGACCCTACTTCACCGGGCGCGTCGACCTGCCCACCGTCGACGCGACGATGGCCTGCGACGTTGGCATCTCGGTCCCCGGCTTCGCCTACGCCGTCCCGGTGACGCTCGCGGACGGGACGGCGACGCCGCTCGGCCACGCCGAGTCGCCGCTCGCGGTGTACGACGACGAGTTCGACCCGAGCGTGCTCTCCTCCAGCACGCGCGCGTCCCGGGCCGACGGGTTCGTCCTCACCGAGGACGCGCTGGCCGCGGACGAACCGGTCGACGTGGTTCCCTACCCCGTCGTGGAGCGATGA
- a CDS encoding DUF7504 family protein, with protein sequence MGDPYAFDGLPVEPIRAGTVLLVSGPMHAGARDLALQLLSGTADEGVVIITTNRRAERIADDCARVGIELAADRAAILDCVGEEASNVPARVLSVSGPADLTGIGMCFSDVYRDYNSSGIERVRTGLFSLSTLLSFGDLKSVSRFAHTLGGRIDSVDGFGVLLIDPVIHDDRTISTLSQFCDARIDVRDTDATPELRVRGLPDQPREWTPFEPTSD encoded by the coding sequence ATGGGTGACCCCTACGCGTTCGACGGGCTTCCGGTGGAGCCGATCCGGGCCGGAACGGTGCTACTCGTCTCCGGGCCGATGCATGCGGGTGCTCGCGACCTGGCCCTGCAACTGCTCTCGGGGACGGCCGACGAGGGGGTCGTCATCATCACCACCAACCGTCGGGCGGAGCGGATCGCGGACGACTGCGCACGGGTCGGGATCGAACTCGCGGCCGACCGGGCCGCGATCCTCGACTGCGTCGGCGAGGAGGCCTCGAACGTGCCGGCGCGGGTGCTCTCGGTCTCCGGCCCGGCGGACCTGACCGGCATCGGGATGTGCTTCTCCGACGTGTACCGGGATTACAACAGTTCGGGGATCGAACGCGTCCGCACGGGGCTGTTCTCGCTGTCGACGCTGCTCTCCTTTGGCGACCTCAAGTCGGTCTCCCGCTTTGCCCACACGCTCGGGGGTCGCATCGACAGCGTCGACGGGTTCGGCGTCCTCCTCATCGACCCCGTGATCCACGACGACCGGACGATCAGCACGCTTAGCCAGTTCTGTGACGCCCGGATCGACGTCCGGGACACGGACGCCACGCCGGAACTGCGCGTCCGCGGGCTGCCCGACCAGCCCCGCGAGTGGACCCCGTTCGAACCCACCTCGGACTGA